A region of the Leptospira ellinghausenii genome:
TTGACGGAATTTTGGACAACAATGGCTGCCCCTTTCGAGTATGTTACAATTTTGATATCTTCTACGGACACTGAATTAAAAAAAATGATTTATAAAGGTACGAGTCAAACATTTAAATCTCCGAAGTCATCTGCTCCCAGATGAAATCGTACACTTTTATAGCAGAAATATTTTTCTTAGGGAGAGGGATTTCTGCTGAAAAAATAGGGTAAAATTCTGGACTCTTTGGAAATCCACCATGGGAACCTCTTACCAAACCAGCATCTAATGGAATGACATCCATTAAGTAACGAAAGCCAAGTTTTTTCTTGATTAATGTCCAAATCACCTTCCATTTTACAAACTTTTGACTTGGGTTTAAAAAGAGTTCTGCAGGATCATACCCAGGTTTTCGATGGATGTCCACCAAGCGAGCGTAATCTGGAGCTTCTTTGTCGTTCATCCAATAATAGTAAGTAAACCAAAAGCCGTCTTTTGCAACTAAAACAAGATCTCCCGATCTTTCATGGTGAATGTGGTATTTTTTTTGTTCTCTTTTATCAAGGACTAATGCAACACCTGGTATTTGTTTGGCGATTTTTTTTGTACGTTGTATGGTTTCCACATCTTTACAATAAATATGTGAGACTTGGTGGTCAGATACTGCAAAAGCCTGGGATGCACCTGGATCTAAAAGTTCGTACCAACGTTCCTTTCTTACTTGGATTAGATTGTTTTCTCTTAAAACTCGATTGATATGAATGGGTGTGTGAACATCACTAATTCCATACTCAGAAAGTAAAATCACTTTGGCATTTTTCTTTTGGTAGGATTCCACTAACTCTTTTACAATCTGATCCAGTTCTGATAGTTCCTTTTTTAGTTTGGATACGTTAGAACCAACCTTTTGTAACCCATAATCCAAATGGGGTAAATACACTAGTGTCAATGTAGGATCATATTTTTGGTCTACATATAGAGTGGCATCTTTGATCCATTTTGTAGAACGAATATTTGCATTTGGTCCCCAAAAATGGAATAGTGGGAAAGCTCCAAATTTATTTTGTAGTTCGTCTCTTAATTCAGGTGGATGGGAATAACAATCAGGTGCCTTGACTCCATCTGCATGGTATTGTGGTCTTGGTGTAACAGAATAATCTGCAGAAGAGTACATATTGTACCACC
Encoded here:
- a CDS encoding alkaline phosphatase family protein; this translates as MKQTKSKLQKTVVINIVGLSKSVISEHTPFLKQYLKLNNHTLIEPMLPGVTTSVQSTYLTGKWPNEHGIVGNGWYDRIDSEVKFWKQSNHLVYGEKLWEKAKKIDPTFTCSKMFWWYNMYSSADYSVTPRPQYHADGVKAPDCYSHPPELRDELQNKFGAFPLFHFWGPNANIRSTKWIKDATLYVDQKYDPTLTLVYLPHLDYGLQKVGSNVSKLKKELSELDQIVKELVESYQKKNAKVILLSEYGISDVHTPIHINRVLRENNLIQVRKERWYELLDPGASQAFAVSDHQVSHIYCKDVETIQRTKKIAKQIPGVALVLDKREQKKYHIHHERSGDLVLVAKDGFWFTYYYWMNDKEAPDYARLVDIHRKPGYDPAELFLNPSQKFVKWKVIWTLIKKKLGFRYLMDVIPLDAGLVRGSHGGFPKSPEFYPIFSAEIPLPKKNISAIKVYDFIWEQMTSEI